In Chitinophagaceae bacterium C216, the genomic stretch AGGTAGAAGCATTAGACGAACTGGCACGCATTTCATTGAAAGACCATCCGCGTCGCGAAGAGATCTACAAAAAAATTGAAAATTATACCAACATGGCTATGGAGGGAAAGCTTTCCTTTTCCGAGAGCCTAGCACAACGCGTAAAACTGCTAGAAGCCAATAAAGATCATCTCAAGAAGCTCATTGCTCACTTGCGAACTAAAGTTTCCAAGTCGTTTTCTCGCAACGCAGCGTTTTTTAAAAAGCATGCCGATGATGTATTGATCGTATCCGGCGGTTTCAAAGAATTTATCATCCCGGTTGTGAAGAAATTTCATATTAAAAAGGAAAACGTATACGCCAATACTTTTGAGTTTGATAAAAACGGAAAAATCATCGGATACGACCGGTCTAATCCTCTCAGTGAAGAAGGCGGAAAAGTAAAGCTGCTCCAACAGATGGATCTGCAGGGTGAGCTGTACGGTATCGGCGACGGTTATTCCGATTTTCAGCTACGCGAGTGCGGACTGATTAAAAAATTCTTTGCCTTTACCGAAAATATCGCAAGAAAAAGCGTTACCGCTAAAGCAGATCACGTTACTCCCAGCTTTGACGAATTTCTATATATTAATAAAATTCCCGGAGCTATCTCCTATCCCAAAAACAGGATCATTACCATCATTGTAGGAGATGTTCCTAAGAAAAATTATGCGTTACTGCAAGAAGAAGGATTTACAGTATATAAAAAGGAAGAAGTAGATGATAAAACCTTTTATCAGGCAGGCATGCTACTTATTGCTGCTTCTTCCGGTATTGATGCGAAAGTGATAAAGAAGTTTTCACGACTGAAAGCCATCGGATATTACGGCAATGCTACACACGATCTGCCTCTTGTTCAATGCACCGAACGCGGCATAGTAGTATTTGACAACAAAAATGGCAAGACTAAAAACGAGGCTATTGCACAACGCATGGTAGATTTTATTAATAAAGGGGCCATCCACAGCAGTAGCAACTTTCCATCCTTGCAATTACCTGCGGTACGCAAAGCACATCGAATTATTCACATTCATAAAAATCTGCCGGGTGTCATGGCCGAATTCAACACTATTTTGGCTAAGCATCGCATCAACATCAGCGCCCAATACCTGATGACCAATGATATGGTAGGCTATGTAATCACCGATATCAACAAAGATTACGATAAGAAATTACTGAAAGAACTAAAAAATATCGAACACACTATTCAATTTAGAATTTTGTATTAACACCATATTTAAATACTACCGATGGCACTCAACAACAAATTATCCGAGCGCGCACAGGGTATGTGCGAACTTTGTACTTCAGAGACCGCTGTTCATGAATATACTGTTAGTCCCAAATCGGACGACAACATCGAGCATCAGGTAGCGCTTTGCGACAAATGTTTACAAGAACTGGAAAAACAGAATGGAGACGGTACTTACTGGCGCTTTCTGGAAGGTACCATTTGGAATCCCGAACCTCCTATTCAGGCTTTAAGCTATAGAATTTTACACACCTATAAGGATCAGGACTGGGCTGCCGACATCATCAACTCCATAGAAGTGGATGAAAATATAGTACAGTGGGCTCTTAGCGCTTTTGAAGTAGAAGAGGTACATCGCGATAGCTTCGGAAATAAACTAGAAAACGGCGATACGGTAGTGCTTACTCAGGCACTGGACGTAAAAGGCACTAATTTCTCAGCTCCCAAAGGCACAGTAGTGAAAAGAATACGGCTGGTTGCGGACAATGTGGAACAAATTGAAGGAAAAATTAACGACCAGACCATCGTCATTCTTACCAAATACGTAAAGAAAGGGTAATTACCGCTCGGGAGAAAGCAAATTTTGATGTAATTTGAAGTGGCTGGAAGGCCGCCCTTAAGCGGAGTTTTGCCAATCCTATTTATCTTTATCCTATGTTACTATCACAGGCAGAAGAAATTACTTAAAAGCACTATTCCACATAACGGAAGAAGGTGAGGATAAAGAAGGTACCGGTACCAACAAATTGGCCGCTACGCTTGATGTGAAGCCGGCTACAGCCAATGATATGCTTAAAAAGCTGAAAGAAAAAAATCTCATCAGCTACGAGAAATACAAAAAAATCTCTCTTACCGAACAAGGAAGAAAACACGCTATTGAAATTGTACGCAAACATCGCCTATGGGAAACTTTTTTGTACGATAAACTACAGTTTACCTGGGATGAAGTACATGAGGTAGCCGAGCAATTGGAACATATTCGATCGCCTAAGCTTATCGCCCAGCTAGAAAAATTTTTAGGATATCCTGAGTACGACCCTCATGGCGATGCGATACCTAATGCCAAGGGCGAATTGAGACCCAGCTCCCGCTATACGTTGTCGCAGGTAGAGGTAGGTAAAACCTGCAAGCTGGTGGCTGTAAAAGATAATAGCGCTACATTTCTTCAATATGTAGTAAAAGTAGGCCTAGGACTGAGTAGTAAAATCAAAGTCCTCGGTCGACAAGAATTTGACGGCTCTATGGAAATAGAGGTGAAGGGTAAAAGATCGGTAGTAAGCTTGAAGTTTGCGGAAAATCTCTTAGTGACGGTATAAAGCCATTTATCACAACTTGATAAAAAATAGCCGGCTATCTTCCCAGCTATTTTACTTTGATAATTTTGTTTATAGTGACCCCTCAGGGACTCGAACCCTGGGCCTACTGATTAAGAGTCAGTAGCTCTACCAACTGAGCTAAGGAGTCAACGTTATGCTACTTTGAATTCTCTGCAAAATTAATAGTCTCTTTGGTTTCTCCACAATCAATCATTGTAGCACCATATTTAGGATGCTGATTGCCGAGATAAGGATTGGCAATCTTCTCTTCCTTACTCAACCAATTGCCCACTCTCCCATCTTCAAACGCCATTGGACATTCTTGCCAATAAACAGTTCCTTGATCGTATTTGATGGTAATCAGCAGCATCCTCAAATTTTCAGACAAATCCTGCAGTTGCTTCCGCTTGGTATCCCAATCATCTACTTCAGAAATCGCAGCCACACTAGCTTTTGCATTTTCTAACGGCATGGTAACCGTTTCGTAAATAAGAGTATCCTGCTTCAATTCTTCCAGATCCAACCCTTCCAAAGCGGCGTGCAATGATACAGCATTTTTATTAACCAAACTACTATCCCATTGAACAAATCCATCCGCCATGGCATAGTATGCATCTAGAATATTTTTTATAGACTGATTAAAAGCATCGCTATGGGCGCTCACGGCCAACGCGTTTGCCGTTGGGGATTTATCGGCCTTGTCTTCTTTTTTTATAGCGTACTTGTATACCACAAATCCCGCTACAACAAGTACTACTAATAGTAATAGTCTTTTCATGATTTTTATCCTCGCTAATTAAACCCGGCAATTGTTATTTTTGCAGGTTTGAGGCTATCAAAAGTAGTAAAATTAATCATTATGCTGGCAGGTTTACAAAATGTGACTTTTGAATTTGGGGCAAGAACTATTGTCAAGAATGCAACATGGCATATTCAGCCTAATGAACGCATAGGCCTAATTGGTTACAATGGTACCGGCAAGTCCACTATCCTCAAACTACTTACCGGAAACTATACTCCCTCGGCAGGAACTGTTGAAAAAGGTCGTGATACCAGCATTGGTTATCTACATCAAGACCTGCTGAGCTTCGATACGGATGAATCTATTCTTCAGGTAGCCTTAGGTGCATTTGAAAGAGTATTGAAGCTGGAAAAGGAAATTGAAGCCCTAGGAAAAGAACTGGAAAACACCGGCGACGAAAAAATACTGGAAGATTATTCCAATAAACTGCACGAACTGGAAACGTTAGGCGGTTATAATATCCATCATAAAACAGAAGAAGTATTACAAGGGCTTGGCTTTTCCAATACCGACTTAAAGCGCCCGTATAAGGAATTCAGCGGCGGATGGCGTATGCGTGTGTTGTTGGCTAAAATGATATTAGCACAACCCGACCTGTTGTTGCTGGACGAACCTACCAACCACCTCGATCTCCCTTCCATTGAATGGTTAGAAAAATACCTACAGCATTATCAGGGAGCGGTGGTAATCGTCAGCCACGATAAATATTTTCTAAATCGTATGGTCACTAAAATCGTAGAGCTGTATCAGAAAGAACTGCACTTTTACAATGGCAACTACGATTATTACGAAAAAGAGAAAGCTTTACGCCTGGAACAACAACAAAAAGCTTACGAAAATCAGCAAGACTATATACGCCAGAGTGAACGACTGATTGAGCGCTTCAGGGCCAAAGCTACCAAGGCTGCTATGGCCCAAAGCCTTATTAAAAAGCTGGATAAACTCGAGCGTATTGAAGAAGTACGTGTGGATAGGCCTGATTTAAAAATCAATTTCAGGGTAGATAAAACACCGGGGAAAGTATTGGTAGAATTGAATAACATCTCCAAATCGTTCGGCAGTAATATTATTCTGGAAAATGCACAGGCCGAAATTAATAGAGGGGATAAAATAGCATTGATAGGGGCCAACGGTAAAGGTAAATCCACGCTCCTGAGAATTATAGCAGGTACCGAGCCCTTTACAGGAGAAAGAAAATGGGGACACAATGTCGAAGGTAGTTTTTATGCCCAACACCAGCTGGAGGCGTTAAATCTAGAGAATACCATTATTGAGGAGATGAAAGAATGCGGCAGCCAGATGACAGAACTGGAACTGAGAAACCTATTGGGCTGCTTTTTGTTCAGCGGAGATGATGCCGATAAGAAAATAAAAGTATTAAGTGGTGGTGAAAAAGCTCGAGTAGCACTGGCCAAAACGATTGTAAGTAAAGCCAATTTCCTACTACTCGACGAACCTACCAACCACCTAGATATGCATAGTTGCGAACTACTTATCGATGCGCTGCGCAAATACGAGGGGAGCTTTATTTTAGTTAGCCACGACCGATATTTTATTTCAAAGACTGCAAATAAAATATGGGAAATTGTAGATAATAAAATCAAGGAATTCAAAGGGGGATATGATGAGTGGGTAGCCTGGAATGAACACATTGCCAAACAACGCCAGTCTGAAGCCACCACATTTTCAGCAAAAAACAATCCCATTGCCCCCAAAAACGAAGACAAAGCATCCGTTAGCCCTACCCCTACACGCAATCAGCCTATTAATAAAGAGCACAAAAAAGAGCTTCAAAAACAGCAGAAACAGTTTCAACAGGTTGAAGAGGCGCTTAATAAAAATAAATCCCTGCTCCAACAACTGGAGGAGCAGCTCGCCGATCCCGCCATCTATGCTGATAAAGAAAAATTCCTAAATTTAGAACGGGAGTACAAGGCTGCTGTAGAAACAAATGCGCAGCTTGAAAAAAAGTACGAAGAAATCTTTTCTTTGCTACTTGAACTAGAGGAGCAATTAAAGCGCTAAAAACTGCTTGCTCATAACAAGTATACAGCTTAGGCACAATAATTGATGAATAAGTTTGTATTCGTTTATTTAATAATTAAAATCACTAACCAATGAAAAACCTACTAACGTTCATTGCCATCATTGCATTCGCATTGGCGTTATCTTCCTGCAAAGGGAAAAGTGATGCCGACCTTCAAACAGAAATCACATCAGTACTAGCTACTAATCCTGATTTTTCAGGTATTGTAGTGGACGTACAGAATGGTGTTGCTACCCTATCGGGAGAGGTAAGCAACCCCGCTTCTCAGGTCGCAGCAGAAGAAGCATTAAAAGACATTAAAGGAATTAAGAGTGTAGTAAACAATACAACGGTAGCTCCGCCACCAGCACCCGTACAAATCACTGCGGACGACCCGCTTACTACTGCCGTACAAGACGCTATTAAAGATCATCCAGGCGTTTCGGCCACTGTTAATGACGGTGTTGTAACACTTACCGGAGAAGTACAAAAAGATGAGCTTAAGGTATTGATGCAAAAGATAAATGCCACCCGTCCTAAAAAAGTCGATAATACCGGCCTGACCATCAAATAAAAAAGAAATCCTTAAACAGCCGTACCATTAAAAAATACTTATTCGTCAATCAAACTAAAAAATATGGCACTACAAGAAAAATACCGGGCACTGATAGATGCCGCCAATGCTGCTGGTGTAGCAAATCTTTCCGTAAGAGAACAAGACGGTATTCTTTACATCGATGGAGATGCTCCTAATGGAACTATAAAAGATCAATTATGGGATATTTATAATCAAATAGATCTCAACTACTCAAGCGGCGATCTAGTGCTGAATGTAAATGCCAGAGCGGAAGTCGGTAGCCAAGTAAGAGTTATTACGCAAGAAACTAACTTAAATATCCGAAAGGGACCGGGCACTGATCAGCCCATCATTGGTAAAGCAGCTAAAGGTGAAATCCTTACCCTGA encodes the following:
- the yheS gene encoding putative ABC transporter ATP-binding protein YheS, with product MLAGLQNVTFEFGARTIVKNATWHIQPNERIGLIGYNGTGKSTILKLLTGNYTPSAGTVEKGRDTSIGYLHQDLLSFDTDESILQVALGAFERVLKLEKEIEALGKELENTGDEKILEDYSNKLHELETLGGYNIHHKTEEVLQGLGFSNTDLKRPYKEFSGGWRMRVLLAKMILAQPDLLLLDEPTNHLDLPSIEWLEKYLQHYQGAVVIVSHDKYFLNRMVTKIVELYQKELHFYNGNYDYYEKEKALRLEQQQKAYENQQDYIRQSERLIERFRAKATKAAMAQSLIKKLDKLERIEEVRVDRPDLKINFRVDKTPGKVLVELNNISKSFGSNIILENAQAEINRGDKIALIGANGKGKSTLLRIIAGTEPFTGERKWGHNVEGSFYAQHQLEALNLENTIIEEMKECGSQMTELELRNLLGCFLFSGDDADKKIKVLSGGEKARVALAKTIVSKANFLLLDEPTNHLDMHSCELLIDALRKYEGSFILVSHDRYFISKTANKIWEIVDNKIKEFKGGYDEWVAWNEHIAKQRQSEATTFSAKNNPIAPKNEDKASVSPTPTRNQPINKEHKKELQKQQKQFQQVEEALNKNKSLLQQLEEQLADPAIYADKEKFLNLEREYKAAVETNAQLEKKYEEIFSLLLELEEQLKR
- the mntR gene encoding HTH-type transcriptional regulator MntR, yielding MAATLDVKPATANDMLKKLKEKNLISYEKYKKISLTEQGRKHAIEIVRKHRLWETFLYDKLQFTWDEVHEVAEQLEHIRSPKLIAQLEKFLGYPEYDPHGDAIPNAKGELRPSSRYTLSQVEVGKTCKLVAVKDNSATFLQYVVKVGLGLSSKIKVLGRQEFDGSMEIEVKGKRSVVSLKFAENLLVTV
- the mtnX gene encoding 2-hydroxy-3-keto-5-methylthiopentenyl-1-phosphate phosphatase; translation: MKQKKYYIIDFDSTFTQVEALDELARISLKDHPRREEIYKKIENYTNMAMEGKLSFSESLAQRVKLLEANKDHLKKLIAHLRTKVSKSFSRNAAFFKKHADDVLIVSGGFKEFIIPVVKKFHIKKENVYANTFEFDKNGKIIGYDRSNPLSEEGGKVKLLQQMDLQGELYGIGDGYSDFQLRECGLIKKFFAFTENIARKSVTAKADHVTPSFDEFLYINKIPGAISYPKNRIITIIVGDVPKKNYALLQEEGFTVYKKEEVDDKTFYQAGMLLIAASSGIDAKVIKKFSRLKAIGYYGNATHDLPLVQCTERGIVVFDNKNGKTKNEAIAQRMVDFINKGAIHSSSNFPSLQLPAVRKAHRIIHIHKNLPGVMAEFNTILAKHRINISAQYLMTNDMVGYVITDINKDYDKKLLKELKNIEHTIQFRILY